Proteins encoded by one window of Teretinema zuelzerae:
- a CDS encoding MBL fold metallo-hydrolase: MKIYFHYSLEGFSNGYLVGNERSKEALIVDPGVMNRELLDHIEENRFQVAAILVTHSHESHWKGLDTLMKIYAPKIFAADAELGGCRTELLQGDGVFTAAGFAVRYFAAPGHSPDSLMYQIENVLFTGDALSAGRLGTTNNDYGKRNLLNHLKGKLLNQNDEVILMPGHGPPTTVGAERLYNIELTRESTIESLPLKDFTTDREPFRYM; the protein is encoded by the coding sequence ATGAAAATCTATTTCCACTATTCGCTGGAAGGATTCTCGAACGGCTACCTCGTCGGAAACGAACGCTCGAAAGAAGCGCTGATCGTCGACCCGGGGGTCATGAACAGAGAGCTTCTGGATCATATCGAGGAAAACCGTTTCCAGGTCGCGGCGATTCTGGTGACGCACAGCCATGAAAGCCACTGGAAGGGGCTGGATACGCTGATGAAAATTTACGCTCCCAAAATATTCGCGGCGGACGCGGAATTGGGCGGCTGCAGAACCGAGCTCTTGCAGGGGGACGGAGTATTCACGGCGGCGGGCTTCGCTGTCCGGTATTTCGCCGCCCCCGGCCACTCGCCCGATTCGCTCATGTATCAGATTGAAAACGTGCTGTTCACCGGAGACGCCCTTTCGGCCGGACGGTTGGGCACGACGAACAACGATTACGGAAAACGGAACCTCTTGAACCACTTGAAAGGAAAGCTGCTGAATCAAAACGACGAAGTCATTCTGATGCCCGGCCACGGCCCCCCCACGACGGTCGGAGCCGAGCGGCTCTACAATATCGAACTGACTAGGGAATCCACCATCGAGTCGCTGCCCCTCAAGGATTTTACCACCGACCGGGAACCGTTCAGATACATGTAA
- a CDS encoding pentapeptide repeat-containing protein — protein sequence MFSTHQVIPTASLFEILASQNDIHSVDFGSLSFEGTDLSGKRFTGCRFSRSAFINSRMDGCRIRMCFFDFSRIEGSTFKNCDIQFSSFAGVRLDHADFSGSDLLHDNFNGILCADSTFNDSDLYNSRFVLATLKNSTFQNCNLKKTMFYQTIREQVSFKSSNTREALFMKGDSPE from the coding sequence ATGTTCAGCACGCATCAGGTGATTCCGACCGCAAGCCTGTTCGAAATTCTCGCGTCCCAAAACGATATCCACAGCGTCGACTTCGGGAGCCTGTCCTTCGAAGGAACCGATCTTTCCGGGAAACGTTTTACCGGGTGCCGCTTTTCCAGATCGGCCTTCATCAATTCCCGCATGGACGGCTGCCGCATCCGCATGTGCTTTTTCGATTTTTCGCGCATCGAGGGGAGCACCTTCAAAAACTGCGACATCCAGTTTTCGAGTTTCGCCGGAGTCCGCCTGGACCATGCAGATTTCTCGGGATCGGACCTCCTCCACGACAATTTCAACGGGATTCTCTGCGCCGACAGCACGTTCAACGATTCGGACCTCTACAATTCGCGTTTCGTGCTCGCCACCCTCAAGAACTCGACCTTCCAAAACTGCAATCTGAAAAAAACGATGTTCTACCAGACGATACGCGAACAGGTTTCGTTCAAATCCTCCAATACGAGAGAAGCGCTTTTCATGAAAGGAGACAGCCCCGAATGA
- a CDS encoding LexA family protein encodes MANETGFPSPARGYEANTIDLNTLMVHNAPATFFMRMQGGQLIYRGILSGDMLVIDRSRPPMPGCLVVFRREGEFACRELRREGERLLLADGCGEGIKIDEETEIFGVVTGVVRNL; translated from the coding sequence ATGGCGAATGAAACGGGATTTCCTTCTCCCGCCCGGGGATACGAGGCAAATACGATCGACCTGAATACTCTCATGGTCCACAACGCTCCCGCCACCTTTTTCATGCGGATGCAGGGCGGTCAGCTCATATACCGGGGCATTCTGTCGGGAGACATGCTGGTGATAGACCGCTCCCGGCCGCCCATGCCAGGGTGCCTGGTAGTATTCCGCCGCGAAGGCGAATTCGCCTGCAGGGAACTCAGAAGAGAGGGAGAACGACTCCTCCTCGCCGACGGCTGCGGAGAAGGAATCAAAATCGACGAGGAAACCGAAATTTTCGGCGTAGTGACGGGAGTGGTGCGAAACTTATGA
- a CDS encoding DUF4037 domain-containing protein, with protein sequence MKPKVRELAETLASSLSAWTSVECICLNEAATADTLDPYFALILDVYTRGDIPNPQTRRDSYPEHTVFETSPTGTKDRFLVGELPVRIEYKSLERIEELASIALRSGSDLWKIRDSGTYVFYRLAHCHPLFQRSDWLSTVTVRLADLPDSFWTRMGSFYRSSMEHYLSDLGASLMQEDSFHNMISAANFIKFACAALFMENGEFEPSHRGYLNLVNRLKTVPDDFPGRFESFLRPDSELSPERKYEIAKLMAKSIMGL encoded by the coding sequence ATGAAACCGAAGGTACGCGAACTTGCGGAGACTCTTGCCTCGTCGCTTTCAGCCTGGACGTCCGTCGAATGCATCTGCCTCAACGAGGCCGCAACCGCGGACACCCTCGATCCTTATTTTGCGCTCATATTGGATGTGTATACGCGGGGAGATATTCCCAATCCCCAAACCCGCCGGGATTCCTATCCCGAGCACACGGTGTTCGAGACTTCGCCGACCGGCACGAAGGATCGTTTCCTGGTCGGCGAACTTCCGGTGCGGATCGAATATAAATCTCTGGAGCGCATCGAAGAGCTTGCCTCGATCGCCCTGCGCTCAGGCTCCGATCTCTGGAAGATCCGCGACAGCGGAACCTATGTATTTTACCGCCTTGCGCATTGTCATCCCCTGTTTCAGCGTTCCGACTGGCTTTCTACGGTCACCGTCCGCCTGGCGGACCTGCCCGATTCGTTCTGGACGCGCATGGGCTCGTTTTACCGGTCCAGCATGGAGCATTATCTTTCCGACCTTGGAGCCTCCCTCATGCAGGAAGATTCCTTCCATAACATGATTTCCGCGGCTAATTTCATCAAATTCGCCTGCGCGGCGCTTTTTATGGAAAACGGCGAGTTCGAGCCGTCCCACAGGGGCTATCTCAATCTGGTGAACCGGCTGAAAACCGTGCCGGACGATTTCCCCGGCCGCTTTGAAAGCTTTCTCCGGCCGGATTCCGAGCTATCCCCCGAACGGAAATACGAGATAGCCAAGCTGATGGCCAAAAGCATCATGGGCCTATGA
- a CDS encoding XRE family transcriptional regulator, producing the protein MKTPSFRDDISGRYASIRSRAGLTKKAFAESLGIHPVVSGDIELGKREPSRDVLVRLARAYGVDLTWLLTGETPEDDSDFSVSVSFIRQEAAAGRGVEISEAAEIQRLPVPRSLIGSRRSDRVRAVEVRGDSMTGIGLGDGDIVLFAPGEEGGDGVFVVSINTRLLVKRVHFDPAGTAVHLISENPSYPVRILTGPDLEDFRVEGRVIAWMHRA; encoded by the coding sequence ATGAAAACTCCATCTTTCAGGGACGATATTTCCGGCCGCTACGCGAGCATCAGAAGCCGGGCAGGGCTGACGAAAAAGGCCTTCGCCGAATCTCTGGGAATTCATCCGGTGGTGTCCGGAGATATAGAACTCGGCAAGCGGGAGCCCTCCCGCGACGTGCTGGTCCGCCTCGCCCGCGCGTACGGCGTCGATCTTACCTGGCTCTTAACCGGCGAAACCCCGGAAGACGACAGCGATTTTTCCGTTTCAGTTTCCTTTATACGGCAGGAGGCCGCGGCGGGTCGCGGAGTCGAGATAAGCGAGGCCGCAGAAATCCAGCGCCTCCCGGTTCCCCGCTCCCTGATCGGATCGCGCAGGAGCGACCGTGTCCGCGCCGTCGAAGTCCGCGGAGACTCGATGACCGGAATCGGCCTCGGAGACGGGGACATCGTCCTGTTCGCCCCCGGCGAGGAGGGCGGAGACGGAGTCTTCGTCGTCTCGATAAATACCCGCCTTTTGGTCAAACGGGTGCATTTCGATCCGGCGGGAACCGCGGTTCATCTGATTAGCGAAAATCCCTCGTATCCCGTGCGCATTCTGACCGGTCCGGATCTTGAGGACTTCAGGGTGGAAGGGCGCGTCATCGCCTGGATGCATCGGGCTTGA
- a CDS encoding MarR family winged helix-turn-helix transcriptional regulator, with amino-acid sequence MIDLCSVRKIQTARRRFEVQLKTTTGLTLNDALCLCSISKGIREPGALSRELELSPSRLTRILDALEGRGMIERKTSDEDRRNVTVELTPEGTRLIQSYQCSELELPPELVFTQEKAILEFNGTESREE; translated from the coding sequence ATGATTGATCTTTGTTCCGTACGCAAAATACAGACGGCCCGCCGCCGCTTTGAAGTTCAACTTAAAACGACAACCGGACTCACCCTGAACGACGCCCTCTGCCTGTGTTCGATTTCTAAAGGAATCAGGGAGCCGGGAGCCCTTTCAAGGGAGCTCGAATTGTCGCCGTCCCGCCTTACGCGGATTCTGGACGCTCTGGAAGGCAGAGGAATGATCGAGAGGAAAACCTCTGACGAGGACCGGAGAAACGTAACGGTCGAACTGACGCCTGAAGGAACCAGACTGATTCAAAGCTATCAGTGCTCCGAGCTGGAACTGCCGCCCGAACTTGTATTTACGCAGGAGAAGGCGATACTTGAATTTAATGGGACGGAGTCCCGGGAGGAATAA
- a CDS encoding CoA-disulfide reductase, translating into MATYVIVGGVAGGAGTAARLRRLDEKAEIIMFERGEHISFANCGLPYYAGGVITDRSRLFVMTPEKFKEALNVEAKVRHEVVSINRNEKTVKVKNLATGSEYEQAYDALILSPGASPVKPPIPGIDDPDIMSLRSVSDIDRIKTRIDREDTKSAVVVGAGFIGLEMAENLKERGLDVTVVEALDQVMNVIDYDMAAIVQQHLRDKDIRLKLKDGVSSFARKGSILEITLSSGTVLKTDMVILSIGVRPDTALAREAGLEVAQNGAIKVDEFFATSDPSIRAVGDAIEFRSPLTGLPVTVPLAGPANKQARLCADNIVKGNTRPYGGTIATSIAKIFDITVASTGLTGKNLERAGLPWAEAVTHSGSHAGYYPNSLQIAVKILYHPETGKLWGAQAVGFDGADKRIDVLAAYIKKEGTVHDLAEFEQAYAPPFSSAKDPINMVGFIAENALDKLTRTITWKEAEALRKNGAFMLDVRTKEEFDLGSIPGAVLIPNTELRNRLAEVPKDREIVVNCGMGLRGYLAERILRENGYARVSNLTGGYKTWKAATLEVEYLTNPPAQTEAAHAQPALFDKNAQVIEEDGSPRRHGNEKAIVIDACGLQCPGPIIRLKQEAGNMESGDRIRIQATDPGFARDVKAWCSLTGNELISLTSESGKIDAVIEKGGPKPVLSGRSAAAAPLSGATLIVFSNDFDKALASFVLANGAAATGKDVTMFFTFWGLSVLRKKHPGRVKKDVMGKMFGAMLPAHMGKLSLSSMNFAGMGPVMMKTRMKQKHVDQLESMVSQARMAGIRMVACQMSMDIMGITKEELIDGVEIGGVATYMEAASASGVNLFV; encoded by the coding sequence ATGGCAACCTATGTAATAGTCGGAGGAGTAGCCGGAGGAGCGGGAACCGCCGCCCGGCTGAGAAGGCTCGATGAAAAGGCCGAGATCATCATGTTCGAGCGGGGAGAACACATCAGCTTCGCGAACTGCGGACTCCCCTACTATGCCGGAGGCGTTATTACCGACCGTTCGCGTCTTTTCGTAATGACCCCGGAGAAATTCAAGGAAGCGCTTAATGTGGAAGCCAAGGTTCGCCACGAAGTAGTTTCGATCAACAGGAACGAAAAAACCGTCAAGGTGAAAAACCTCGCGACCGGAAGCGAATACGAACAGGCCTACGACGCGCTCATTCTCAGCCCCGGAGCCTCTCCCGTCAAACCGCCCATTCCGGGCATCGACGATCCCGACATCATGAGCCTCAGATCAGTGTCGGACATCGACCGCATCAAGACCCGCATCGACCGCGAGGACACAAAAAGCGCGGTAGTCGTCGGAGCCGGCTTCATCGGCCTTGAAATGGCGGAAAACCTTAAGGAACGCGGCCTGGACGTCACTGTCGTCGAAGCTCTCGATCAGGTGATGAACGTGATCGATTACGATATGGCGGCGATCGTGCAGCAGCATCTGCGGGATAAAGACATACGACTGAAACTAAAGGACGGAGTATCCTCGTTCGCCCGCAAAGGATCGATTCTGGAAATCACCCTGTCCTCGGGAACAGTCCTGAAAACCGACATGGTGATTCTTTCCATCGGAGTGCGGCCCGACACCGCTCTCGCCCGCGAAGCCGGCCTCGAAGTCGCTCAAAACGGAGCCATCAAGGTCGACGAGTTCTTCGCCACGTCGGATCCTTCGATTCGGGCGGTCGGCGACGCGATCGAGTTTAGAAGCCCGCTCACCGGACTGCCCGTCACCGTGCCCCTCGCCGGACCCGCGAACAAGCAGGCCCGCCTGTGCGCGGACAACATCGTGAAAGGAAACACGCGCCCCTACGGCGGAACCATCGCGACAAGCATCGCGAAAATATTCGACATCACCGTCGCTTCCACAGGACTCACCGGCAAAAATCTCGAGCGCGCGGGACTTCCCTGGGCCGAGGCGGTAACCCACTCGGGAAGCCATGCAGGCTACTACCCGAACTCCTTGCAGATCGCGGTGAAGATTCTCTACCATCCTGAAACAGGAAAGCTCTGGGGAGCCCAGGCGGTCGGTTTCGACGGAGCGGACAAGCGGATAGACGTGCTTGCGGCATACATCAAAAAAGAAGGCACGGTGCACGACCTTGCTGAATTCGAGCAGGCGTACGCGCCCCCGTTCTCGAGCGCGAAGGATCCGATCAACATGGTCGGCTTTATTGCGGAAAACGCTCTCGATAAGCTCACCCGGACGATAACCTGGAAGGAAGCGGAAGCGCTCAGGAAGAACGGAGCCTTCATGCTTGATGTGCGGACTAAGGAGGAATTCGACCTCGGTTCGATTCCCGGAGCCGTGCTCATACCGAATACAGAACTGAGAAACCGGCTTGCTGAAGTTCCGAAGGACAGGGAAATCGTCGTGAACTGCGGAATGGGCTTGCGCGGATATCTTGCAGAGCGGATTCTGCGGGAGAACGGGTACGCGCGCGTATCCAACCTTACCGGAGGATACAAGACATGGAAGGCTGCGACTCTTGAAGTCGAGTATCTGACGAATCCTCCCGCTCAGACAGAGGCCGCTCATGCACAGCCGGCCCTCTTCGATAAAAACGCACAAGTTATAGAGGAAGACGGAAGCCCGCGACGGCACGGCAACGAAAAGGCGATCGTGATCGACGCGTGCGGCCTTCAGTGTCCCGGCCCCATCATCAGGCTCAAACAGGAAGCGGGAAACATGGAAAGCGGCGACCGCATCCGCATCCAGGCCACCGATCCGGGATTCGCCCGGGACGTGAAAGCATGGTGCTCGCTCACCGGAAACGAGCTCATCTCTCTGACGTCCGAATCCGGAAAGATCGACGCCGTCATCGAAAAGGGCGGACCGAAACCGGTTCTTTCCGGACGTTCGGCCGCGGCCGCGCCGCTTTCCGGCGCGACCCTCATCGTATTCTCCAACGACTTCGACAAGGCTCTCGCTTCCTTCGTTCTGGCGAACGGAGCGGCGGCAACCGGAAAGGACGTCACCATGTTCTTCACCTTCTGGGGTCTTTCCGTCTTACGGAAGAAGCATCCCGGCCGGGTTAAAAAGGATGTGATGGGAAAAATGTTCGGCGCGATGCTTCCGGCCCACATGGGCAAGCTATCCCTTTCGTCGATGAACTTCGCCGGCATGGGGCCGGTCATGATGAAAACGCGGATGAAGCAAAAGCATGTCGACCAGCTTGAATCGATGGTGTCCCAGGCCCGCATGGCCGGCATCCGCATGGTCGCCTGCCAAATGTCGATGGACATCATGGGAATAACGAAGGAAGAGCTGATCGACGGCGTGGAAATCGGCGGAGTCGCAACCTACATGGAAGCGGCGTCCGCCAGCGGCGTGAATCTGTTCGTATAA
- a CDS encoding Y-family DNA polymerase, protein MIFHVDANSFYASCERIFRPDLEGKPIVVLSNNDGIIIALNDEAKGAGLRRGDPWFKTAAECARKGVSVFSSNYTLYADMSSRIVSVYNRLCPEVEVYSIDECFLYFPDWKCPDYPGIAHRIRNTVYRETGMPVSVGIAPTRTLAKMCNKLAKKSGGVFSWEDCDKEGVLEAYPVEDVWGIGWSKTKMLRRYGIRTAKDLRDFPLEHAKKHLTITGMRTVQELREIPAQDKEEREKRQNICSSKSFGEPVSSLADLEEALSAYTHEAVSRLREQKSKVKYVSVFLMTNPWDESGPQYTNQASAALETPTSWLPEIQGAALELLRGMYRSGYRYRKVMVNLLGLEDDTVPQGELFDSPERSQTLKNNQSLMECLDELNSRYGRGTLRLGSSARAPGGWGMQRRFLSPAYTTDIRALPEVH, encoded by the coding sequence ATGATTTTTCATGTGGACGCGAACAGTTTTTATGCCTCTTGCGAACGGATATTCAGGCCAGATCTGGAGGGAAAGCCGATAGTCGTTCTCTCGAATAACGACGGAATCATCATCGCCCTCAATGACGAAGCAAAGGGGGCGGGATTGCGGCGCGGAGACCCGTGGTTCAAGACGGCGGCCGAATGCGCGCGCAAGGGAGTCTCCGTTTTCAGCTCCAACTACACCCTCTACGCGGACATGAGCTCCCGGATCGTCTCCGTTTACAACCGCCTCTGCCCCGAAGTGGAAGTGTATTCCATAGACGAATGCTTTCTCTACTTTCCCGACTGGAAATGCCCCGACTATCCGGGAATCGCACATCGCATCCGCAATACGGTATACCGGGAAACGGGGATGCCGGTATCGGTAGGCATCGCCCCGACGCGCACGCTCGCCAAGATGTGCAACAAGCTGGCGAAAAAGAGCGGAGGGGTGTTCAGCTGGGAGGACTGCGACAAGGAGGGGGTTCTGGAAGCCTATCCGGTCGAAGACGTCTGGGGTATCGGCTGGTCGAAGACCAAAATGCTGCGCCGATACGGCATACGGACAGCAAAGGACCTGCGGGATTTTCCGCTGGAGCACGCGAAAAAACACCTTACCATTACGGGAATGCGGACAGTTCAGGAATTGCGCGAAATTCCCGCCCAGGATAAAGAGGAACGGGAAAAAAGGCAGAATATATGCTCCTCGAAATCCTTCGGAGAGCCGGTCAGTTCGCTTGCCGACCTCGAAGAAGCCCTGTCGGCCTATACCCATGAAGCCGTTTCGCGCCTGCGCGAACAGAAAAGCAAGGTGAAATACGTTTCCGTCTTTCTCATGACGAACCCCTGGGACGAGTCGGGGCCCCAATACACGAACCAGGCGTCGGCCGCCCTGGAAACGCCTACCTCCTGGCTGCCGGAAATTCAGGGCGCGGCCCTGGAGCTGCTCCGCGGCATGTATAGAAGCGGATACCGGTACAGAAAGGTGATGGTAAATCTTTTGGGTCTGGAGGACGACACGGTCCCGCAGGGCGAACTCTTCGACAGTCCCGAGCGCTCGCAGACCCTGAAGAACAATCAGTCCCTTATGGAATGCCTCGACGAACTCAATTCCCGGTACGGACGGGGAACGCTCAGGCTGGGAAGCAGCGCCCGCGCTCCGGGCGGATGGGGAATGCAGCGGCGCTTTCTGTCTCCCGCATATACGACCGACATACGGGCACTTCCCGAGGTTCACTGA
- a CDS encoding DUF72 domain-containing protein: MAEILVGTSGYDYPEWRGVFYPQDLPRDEFLAFYSGYFNALEINYTYYGMPEERQIASMVTRSMGRLQFSVKAHQSMTHNVTVSGWRDSSRAFREALLPMTNRGLLKSVLLQFPQSFHYAPDERRYLDNLVGELQGLPLVAEFRHRSWQNKRVWEGLEKRGVGWCICDMPELKNLPSSLQIVTGGAAYLRFHGRNAGSWYGTNARDRYEYDYTQSQLETFLPLVNSVAASSRLVQIYFNNHAKGHAVVNAQKMKILTQQSPG, translated from the coding sequence ATGGCGGAGATTCTGGTCGGAACCTCCGGATACGACTATCCGGAATGGCGGGGCGTTTTTTATCCCCAGGACTTGCCGAGAGATGAATTTCTCGCCTTCTATTCCGGTTATTTCAACGCGCTGGAAATCAATTACACCTATTACGGCATGCCCGAGGAACGCCAGATAGCCTCGATGGTGACCCGTTCCATGGGGCGCCTGCAATTTTCGGTAAAGGCGCATCAAAGCATGACGCACAACGTTACCGTATCGGGATGGCGGGATTCTTCGCGCGCGTTCCGGGAAGCGCTTCTTCCCATGACGAACCGGGGCCTCCTGAAATCGGTCCTTCTCCAGTTTCCGCAGAGTTTTCACTACGCGCCCGACGAACGCCGGTACTTGGATAATCTGGTGGGCGAACTGCAGGGACTTCCGCTTGTTGCGGAGTTCAGGCATCGCTCATGGCAGAATAAGCGGGTTTGGGAAGGACTCGAAAAACGGGGAGTCGGCTGGTGCATCTGCGATATGCCCGAACTCAAAAACCTCCCCTCTTCCCTGCAGATAGTGACCGGAGGCGCGGCCTATCTGCGCTTCCATGGACGAAACGCAGGCTCCTGGTACGGGACGAACGCGCGGGACCGCTATGAATACGACTATACGCAAAGCCAGTTGGAAACCTTTCTTCCTCTCGTCAACTCCGTAGCCGCGTCCTCCCGCCTCGTCCAGATATATTTTAACAATCACGCGAAGGGCCATGCGGTCGTGAACGCGCAAAAAATGAAAATTCTGACCCAGCAGAGTCCGGGTTGA